The following coding sequences are from one Devosia neptuniae window:
- a CDS encoding ABC transporter ATP-binding protein yields MSVTPAEGGLLMRARDLKVHFPIKRGVLKRTVGHVRAVDGVSLDIRSGETLSIVGESGCGKTTLGQALVRVLEPTAGSIEYRKAGEGPADIAHLGETELRRYRSDIRMIFQDPFASLNPRRRVVDIIGESLRNFGVKDERDVEARVATLLRKVGLRPEYMSRYPYAFSGGERQRIGIARALAVHPRLVVADECVSALDVSIQAQTLNLMQDLQEEFALTYVFISHDLSVVEYISDRVAVMYAGRIVELSDTEPLFAKPRHPYTAALLASVPRPDPRSARMRKHMRLKGEVADPANRPSGCAFHPRCPFATDLCRAEDPQLRSVGSSDVACHFADSLDLKGVNADAA; encoded by the coding sequence ATGAGCGTTACGCCAGCAGAAGGCGGCCTGCTCATGCGGGCGCGCGACCTCAAGGTGCATTTCCCGATCAAGCGTGGCGTGCTCAAGCGCACGGTTGGCCATGTCCGGGCTGTCGATGGTGTCAGTCTCGATATCCGTTCGGGCGAGACGCTCAGCATTGTGGGCGAGAGCGGCTGCGGCAAGACTACGTTGGGACAGGCGCTGGTGCGCGTGCTCGAGCCTACCGCTGGGAGTATCGAATATCGGAAGGCGGGCGAAGGGCCCGCCGATATCGCCCATCTCGGGGAGACCGAGTTGCGGCGTTATCGCTCCGATATCCGCATGATCTTCCAGGATCCGTTTGCCTCGCTCAATCCGCGACGGCGCGTCGTCGACATTATCGGGGAATCACTGCGCAATTTTGGCGTGAAGGACGAGCGTGATGTGGAAGCCCGCGTCGCCACGCTGCTGCGCAAAGTTGGCTTACGGCCCGAATATATGAGCCGTTATCCCTATGCCTTTTCAGGCGGCGAACGGCAGCGCATCGGCATCGCCCGGGCACTGGCGGTTCATCCGCGGCTCGTTGTTGCCGATGAATGCGTTTCGGCCCTCGACGTCTCCATTCAGGCCCAGACGCTCAATCTGATGCAGGATTTGCAGGAAGAGTTTGCGCTCACCTACGTCTTCATCAGTCACGATCTGAGCGTGGTTGAATATATCTCTGACCGCGTGGCGGTGATGTATGCTGGGCGGATCGTCGAGTTGAGCGACACCGAACCGCTCTTTGCCAAGCCACGCCACCCCTATACCGCCGCGCTGCTGGCCTCGGTGCCTCGGCCCGATCCGCGCAGTGCCCGGATGCGCAAGCATATGCGGCTCAAGGGGGAAGTGGCTGATCCGGCCAATCGCCCCAGCGGCTGTGCCTTTCATCCACGCTGCCCATTCGCCACGGACCTTTGCCGCGCCGAAGACCCGCAATTGCGCTCGGTCGGCTCGTCCGATGTGGCCTGCCATTTTGCCGACAGCCTCGATCTTAAGGGAGTGAACGCCGATGCTGCATGA
- a CDS encoding alpha-amylase family protein, which translates to MLHDHEPSSASGATDTKTWWQRPYRMVQTNLRQPDALYDQRKLAREIKAFGADVLLYNIGGIYAFYPTKLPLQAINPMMKGDALGDAIEAAHAEGIALVGRFDMSKATRLGYEAHPEWFVHNAKGEALEYNGTYQACVNGGWYQDYALDIISESLGKYDVDGVFFNMFGYTNFTYSGHYFGTCVCDNCRRRFHDMYGKPLPLKEDFSDPSYADYLEFKDRTSLELRSKVYKHIKQVAPKVAMTGHRGDSDLIRMETQRAVDRPQPEWPYQAGEQARWGQAYGQGKTVSSTSANFIDFAWRFVSETGAYQLARAAQQLASGATLDFYLLGVMDQDDKSAFADTSKLFQWHKANERNYAGLKPASRIALYHSHNVVPGHGAGGYSKRPASGKHAEAAFRGAYRALLEARLPFDMVVDEVITGKNGAKVLAQYEALVMPNVTCLSDAEATVIDAWVEAGGVLLATGETGFYDEKGVARDEPVLQSLPIIGNPMPRQNMKGSYFRVRPGELPIGDDVKLLMLDHTYYVAQAKRGAETLLTLLPPQRFGPPELCFPDYESVLPGAITGTHGKGKAIYVPWHADALYYRDSLPHTRTFLTDLVVRNIPASPVKVEGRGALEVTIQAQPDAGKTLVHLVNYGGQRNNLYEDAPALHGLRLAMHGVGGEAIALVSGKTMMPEGEADQDGYVWYALPPVEAFEAIQFSTA; encoded by the coding sequence ATGCTGCATGACCATGAACCGAGCTCGGCGTCAGGCGCCACTGACACCAAGACGTGGTGGCAGCGGCCATACCGCATGGTGCAGACGAACCTGCGACAACCCGATGCGCTTTACGATCAGCGCAAGCTGGCGCGGGAGATCAAGGCATTCGGCGCCGATGTGCTGCTCTACAATATCGGCGGCATCTACGCCTTCTATCCCACCAAACTACCGCTGCAGGCCATAAACCCGATGATGAAGGGTGATGCGCTGGGCGATGCAATCGAAGCCGCGCATGCCGAAGGCATCGCATTGGTTGGCCGCTTCGACATGTCCAAGGCAACTCGCCTTGGCTATGAAGCACATCCCGAGTGGTTCGTGCACAATGCCAAGGGCGAGGCCCTTGAATACAACGGGACCTATCAGGCCTGCGTCAACGGCGGCTGGTATCAGGATTATGCGCTCGACATCATCAGCGAGTCACTGGGCAAGTACGATGTGGACGGCGTGTTCTTCAACATGTTCGGCTATACCAACTTCACCTATTCGGGGCATTATTTCGGCACCTGCGTGTGCGACAATTGCCGCCGCCGTTTCCACGACATGTACGGCAAGCCGCTGCCGCTCAAGGAAGACTTTTCCGACCCGTCCTATGCGGATTATCTGGAATTCAAGGATCGCACGTCGCTTGAGTTGCGCTCCAAGGTTTATAAGCACATCAAGCAGGTCGCGCCCAAAGTCGCGATGACCGGGCACCGCGGCGATAGCGACCTGATCCGCATGGAGACGCAGCGCGCCGTGGATCGGCCGCAACCGGAATGGCCCTATCAGGCTGGCGAGCAGGCACGCTGGGGCCAGGCCTATGGCCAGGGCAAGACCGTCTCGTCTACTTCGGCCAATTTCATCGATTTTGCCTGGCGCTTTGTGTCGGAAACCGGCGCCTATCAGCTCGCCCGCGCGGCCCAGCAATTGGCCAGTGGGGCCACGCTCGACTTCTATCTGCTGGGGGTAATGGATCAGGACGACAAATCGGCTTTTGCCGACACGTCCAAACTGTTCCAGTGGCACAAAGCCAATGAACGGAACTATGCGGGGCTGAAGCCCGCTTCCAGGATCGCGCTCTATCATTCTCATAACGTGGTGCCCGGACATGGTGCCGGGGGCTATTCCAAGCGCCCGGCCAGCGGCAAGCATGCGGAGGCCGCATTCCGTGGGGCTTATCGCGCTTTGCTCGAAGCACGCCTGCCGTTCGATATGGTGGTGGACGAAGTCATCACGGGCAAGAATGGCGCCAAGGTGCTTGCTCAGTATGAGGCGCTGGTCATGCCCAATGTGACCTGTCTCTCCGATGCCGAGGCCACAGTCATCGATGCCTGGGTTGAGGCAGGCGGCGTCTTGTTGGCGACCGGCGAAACCGGGTTCTATGATGAAAAGGGCGTGGCGCGGGACGAACCGGTTCTGCAAAGCCTTCCGATCATCGGAAACCCCATGCCGCGCCAAAATATGAAGGGGTCATATTTCCGCGTCCGGCCCGGCGAATTGCCCATCGGCGATGACGTGAAGCTGCTGATGCTCGACCACACCTATTATGTGGCCCAGGCAAAGCGGGGCGCCGAAACGCTGCTGACTTTATTGCCTCCGCAACGCTTCGGCCCGCCTGAATTGTGCTTCCCCGATTATGAAAGCGTCCTGCCGGGGGCGATCACAGGCACCCACGGCAAGGGTAAGGCGATCTACGTGCCTTGGCACGCCGACGCGCTTTACTACCGCGACAGCCTTCCCCATACCCGCACCTTCTTGACGGACCTGGTGGTCCGCAACATACCGGCTTCGCCGGTCAAGGTTGAAGGCCGGGGCGCGCTGGAAGTGACCATCCAGGCTCAGCCCGACGCTGGCAAGACGCTGGTTCACCTCGTCAATTATGGCGGGCAGCGCAACAACCTCTACGAAGATGCGCCCGCGCTGCACGGCCTGCGCCTGGCTATGCATGGTGTGGGGGGCGAGGCAATCGCGCTGGTGTCTGGCAAGACGATGATGCCCGAAGGGGAAGCCGATCAGGACGGCTATGTCTGGTACGCCCTGCCGCCCGTCGAGGCATTCGAAGCAATCCAGTTCTCGACGGCCTGA
- a CDS encoding ABC transporter substrate-binding protein: protein MQAALTSRWLSPFVGVAAILLSTAVVVAQDYKEAPILADQVAAGTLPPVADRLPENPMVVEPFESVGQYGGTWRLVMSSPSDIGTLARTIGYENFVRSVTWQPDVEQADIVPDVIMNVAESVDVNEDGSEYTFHLRKGHKWSDGEPYTADDVMFWYTDVYSNTELFPAKPTWSVRNDKPLVVEKIDETTVKFIFGGPNGLLLQYMATPSNDAEQNQPFAYPRHYLEQFHPTYNEAAAGAEWVQNFHAKADMWRNPELPRLHAWIITQGIGQGSGAQVIAERNPYYFKVDNAGNQLPYMDRVTVDIITDPQVTLLKAANGDFDMLDSYVGFVATPENRGTFFDNQESGGYEFYEVLPNRANLMIISLNMTHKDPVLREVFGNKTFRQALSTAINRDEVIELVWLGQGLPYQTVERPESPLFDEEMATQFTQFDIAKANEMLDGIGLTEKDGNGIRLLSDGRPLQFTMDISVIRQPWIDSAELIKGYWKQIGVDLLINTSDTTALNQRIESNEHDSAVWSASGGPDSLFDPKYYFPSSWAAFYATTWGQWFTKDTNPEEPPEAAKKQMVLYQEVFATTDVPKRLALMKDLLAISAEEFYTIGVMQPTSDYGIVNKRMANFPGVLLASSEYAHPGAANPEQFYYAAP, encoded by the coding sequence ATGCAAGCCGCACTGACTTCACGTTGGTTATCGCCCTTCGTCGGCGTCGCAGCAATTCTGCTGTCCACGGCCGTCGTCGTCGCACAGGACTACAAGGAAGCCCCCATATTGGCCGACCAGGTCGCTGCGGGCACTTTGCCCCCAGTGGCCGACCGGCTCCCGGAAAACCCGATGGTGGTCGAGCCGTTCGAAAGCGTTGGGCAATATGGTGGCACCTGGCGCCTGGTGATGAGCTCGCCCAGCGACATCGGCACGCTGGCCCGCACCATCGGCTACGAGAATTTTGTCCGCTCGGTGACCTGGCAGCCCGATGTCGAGCAGGCCGATATCGTGCCGGACGTGATCATGAACGTCGCCGAAAGCGTCGACGTCAATGAAGATGGATCGGAATACACCTTTCACCTGCGTAAGGGCCACAAATGGAGTGACGGTGAGCCCTACACGGCCGACGATGTGATGTTCTGGTACACGGACGTTTATTCAAACACCGAACTGTTCCCGGCAAAGCCGACATGGTCGGTGCGCAATGACAAGCCTCTGGTGGTCGAGAAGATCGACGAAACGACCGTCAAGTTCATCTTCGGCGGGCCCAATGGCCTGCTTCTTCAGTATATGGCAACGCCATCCAATGACGCCGAGCAGAACCAGCCCTTCGCGTATCCGCGGCATTATCTCGAGCAGTTCCATCCCACCTATAATGAAGCTGCTGCCGGCGCTGAATGGGTGCAGAATTTCCACGCCAAAGCCGACATGTGGCGCAACCCGGAATTGCCACGGCTGCATGCATGGATCATTACCCAGGGCATTGGCCAAGGCAGCGGTGCTCAGGTGATCGCCGAGCGCAACCCCTATTACTTCAAGGTCGATAACGCGGGCAATCAATTGCCGTATATGGATCGCGTCACCGTCGACATCATCACCGATCCCCAGGTCACCCTGCTCAAGGCCGCCAATGGCGACTTTGACATGTTGGATTCCTATGTCGGCTTCGTCGCCACTCCGGAAAACCGGGGTACCTTCTTCGACAACCAGGAATCCGGTGGCTACGAGTTCTACGAAGTGCTGCCCAACCGCGCCAACCTGATGATCATCTCGCTGAATATGACGCACAAGGACCCGGTCCTGCGCGAAGTGTTCGGCAACAAGACGTTCCGCCAGGCCCTGTCCACGGCCATCAACCGTGACGAGGTTATCGAACTGGTCTGGCTGGGGCAGGGGCTACCCTACCAGACGGTGGAGCGACCAGAATCCCCGCTGTTCGACGAGGAAATGGCGACCCAGTTCACCCAGTTCGACATTGCCAAAGCCAATGAAATGCTCGACGGGATCGGACTGACGGAAAAGGATGGCAATGGCATTCGGCTGCTGTCCGATGGCCGGCCGTTGCAGTTCACCATGGACATCTCGGTAATCCGTCAGCCCTGGATCGACAGCGCCGAGTTGATCAAGGGATATTGGAAGCAGATCGGTGTCGACCTGCTGATCAACACCTCCGACACGACCGCGCTCAACCAGCGCATCGAATCCAATGAGCATGACTCGGCCGTCTGGTCGGCCTCTGGCGGCCCGGACTCCCTGTTCGATCCCAAATACTATTTCCCCTCGTCATGGGCGGCCTTCTACGCCACCACGTGGGGACAGTGGTTCACCAAGGACACCAATCCGGAAGAGCCGCCCGAGGCGGCCAAAAAACAGATGGTGCTCTATCAGGAAGTGTTTGCCACGACCGATGTCCCTAAACGCCTGGCGTTGATGAAGGACCTGCTCGCGATCTCGGCAGAGGAATTCTATACGATCGGTGTCATGCAGCCGACTTCGGACTACGGCATCGTCAACAAGCGGATGGCCAATTTCCCAGGCGTGCTGCTCGCCAGCAGCGAATATGCCCATCCAGGCGCTGCCAATCCCGAACAGTTCTACTACGCCGCCCCGTAA
- a CDS encoding ABC transporter permease: protein MTAFIARRLFYMLVTIAAISVMTFIIIQLPPGDYVTAMVAQLNLQGTTVDPAEMAALRARYGLDDPVHVQYWKWISNIIFAGDFGYSLEWRRPVADLLWNRLGLTFVLALITLLFIWAISLPIGIYSAVRKNSIGDYLATFVGVLGLAIPNFLFALVLMYFSFRYFNTGIGGLFSPEYENAPWSWGKLVDLGTHLIIPTIVLGTSGTASLIRILRANLLDELGKPYVVTARAYGLSENRLLLKYPVRIALNPFISTVGWVLPTLVSGATITAVVLNLPMTGPLLLQALISQDMYLAGSFIMMLSVLTVIGTLLSDLLLAWLDPRIRYS, encoded by the coding sequence ATGACCGCCTTCATCGCCCGCCGCTTGTTCTACATGCTGGTGACTATCGCGGCCATTTCGGTCATGACCTTCATCATCATCCAATTGCCGCCCGGCGACTATGTGACGGCCATGGTGGCCCAGCTCAACCTGCAGGGGACCACTGTCGATCCCGCCGAAATGGCGGCATTGCGGGCCCGTTACGGGCTCGATGATCCGGTGCATGTGCAATATTGGAAGTGGATTTCCAACATCATCTTCGCCGGCGACTTCGGCTATTCGCTGGAATGGCGTCGGCCCGTTGCGGACCTGCTCTGGAATCGGCTTGGCCTCACCTTCGTGCTGGCGCTGATCACCCTGCTTTTCATCTGGGCGATCTCGCTGCCGATCGGCATTTACAGCGCCGTGCGCAAGAACTCGATCGGGGATTATCTGGCGACTTTCGTGGGGGTGCTCGGGTTGGCCATCCCCAATTTCCTGTTCGCGCTGGTGCTGATGTATTTCTCGTTTCGCTATTTCAATACCGGCATTGGCGGGCTGTTCTCCCCTGAATATGAGAATGCGCCCTGGAGTTGGGGCAAGCTCGTCGATCTGGGAACGCACCTGATCATTCCGACGATCGTGCTCGGCACCAGCGGCACGGCCTCGCTGATCCGTATCCTGCGGGCCAATCTGCTGGACGAATTGGGCAAGCCCTATGTCGTCACCGCGCGCGCCTATGGCTTGTCCGAGAACCGGTTGCTGCTGAAATATCCGGTGCGCATCGCGCTCAACCCGTTCATTTCGACCGTGGGTTGGGTGTTGCCCACGCTGGTGTCCGGCGCGACCATCACTGCCGTTGTGCTCAATTTGCCCATGACCGGCCCGCTGCTGCTGCAGGCACTGATCAGCCAGGACATGTATCTGGCCGGCAGTTTCATCATGATGCTGAGCGTGCTCACCGTGATCGGAACGCTGCTGTCCGATCTGCTTCTCGCCTGGCTCGATCCACGCATTCGCTATTCGTGA
- a CDS encoding LysR family transcriptional regulator has product MKYFETKQLEAFSAVVSIGSMTGAAKAIGRSQPVITRLIQDLEAEVGFALLHRNGPRISPTAQGLAFSEQVEVFLSGLRAIGDRAEAIEKSEQLPIQIAAVPALASSLLPNALANIPPELLPNKIHIQSISSENVVQAVIARTAEIGIASWPLDNPGIEVHWQAEVQCNAVVSVDHPLAGLSAIAATDLKNQRLIVAANPYRLRMPIEEALTAHDIGMSSVIDCNATYVSLSLARKNLGVAIVEPLTAIGLPLDGVRVIPLTFRIPFRWSVITAIGRPLSAATEVIIREMRKTALAEVPSVVTID; this is encoded by the coding sequence ATGAAATATTTCGAAACCAAACAGCTCGAGGCATTTTCTGCTGTCGTGTCCATCGGCAGCATGACCGGCGCCGCCAAGGCCATCGGCCGCTCGCAGCCTGTCATCACCCGGCTTATCCAGGATCTTGAGGCGGAAGTCGGTTTTGCCCTCCTCCATCGCAATGGCCCGCGCATCTCGCCCACGGCACAGGGCCTGGCCTTTTCAGAGCAGGTAGAAGTGTTTCTCTCCGGCCTTCGCGCTATTGGTGATCGCGCCGAGGCAATCGAAAAATCGGAACAGCTCCCCATCCAGATCGCTGCGGTACCCGCCCTGGCCAGTAGCCTGCTGCCCAACGCATTGGCCAACATTCCGCCGGAACTTCTGCCCAACAAGATCCACATCCAGAGCATCTCGTCGGAGAATGTGGTTCAGGCCGTGATTGCGCGCACAGCTGAGATAGGCATTGCAAGCTGGCCGCTCGACAATCCGGGCATCGAAGTGCACTGGCAGGCGGAAGTCCAATGCAATGCTGTGGTCTCGGTCGATCACCCGCTGGCGGGCTTGTCGGCTATCGCCGCCACCGACCTCAAGAACCAACGCCTGATCGTCGCGGCCAATCCGTATCGCCTGAGAATGCCGATCGAAGAGGCCCTGACCGCGCATGACATCGGCATGTCCTCGGTCATCGACTGCAATGCCACCTATGTGTCTTTGTCCCTCGCCCGCAAAAACCTTGGCGTCGCCATCGTCGAACCCCTGACCGCCATCGGACTCCCGCTAGATGGCGTCAGGGTCATTCCGCTCACCTTCCGAATACCGTTCCGCTGGAGCGTCATTACCGCAATCGGCCGGCCACTCTCGGCCGCCACCGAAGTGATTATCCGTGAAATGCGAAAAACCGCTCTCGCCGAAGTGCCGAGCGTCGTCACGATAGATTAA
- a CDS encoding carboxylesterase/lipase family protein, whose translation MTMLTLPGGTIEGLAENGYLSFLSVPYAAPVTPARRFLAPQPVEPWSGIRDATKLGPVCPQIATYGPVGRNATSGLAHGINFLTLNIRTPSLDGAAPVLVWVHGGGYAVGSANEPILQSGAFAASGIVEVTVNYRLGALGFLHIPGQPDNRGLLDLLAALNWVRDNIASFGGDPERVTFAGRSAGGFAVAAVMAMPAAQGLFARAMPQSGASTAIATMVDAPKLTARMCAALGTSPEGLVNIPINDLLVAQRDLCNQSYEHHDFDRDGAAAMLGVPFVPIIDGITLLEHPETAAAAGRTARVPMMIGCTSAEYLTHSSVLPAELDYAGAAGLLHERVRPLDLTGGGIVERYRAALPGHSPHGIWRAVAGDLVFQNPASRFARLCSAHQPVWKYLYGPIAADETGAAHGAELGAVWYRDGMDLSRQPERQRVTDPDFADQVHEIWRAFIAGAVPDDWPRFSADNQVVLHVAQGAVGVEADMFAARLGLWQRP comes from the coding sequence ATGACCATGCTCACCCTGCCCGGCGGCACGATCGAAGGACTGGCCGAAAACGGCTACCTCTCCTTTCTCTCGGTGCCCTACGCCGCCCCGGTCACCCCGGCGCGCCGCTTCCTCGCGCCGCAGCCGGTCGAGCCCTGGTCCGGCATTCGCGACGCGACCAAGCTGGGGCCGGTCTGCCCGCAGATCGCCACCTATGGCCCGGTGGGGCGCAATGCTACGTCCGGCCTCGCCCATGGCATCAATTTTCTGACCCTCAATATCCGCACGCCTTCGCTTGATGGCGCCGCGCCTGTGCTGGTCTGGGTGCATGGCGGCGGCTATGCCGTGGGCTCGGCCAATGAACCGATCCTGCAAAGCGGTGCCTTCGCCGCCAGCGGCATAGTCGAAGTCACCGTCAATTACCGGCTCGGCGCACTGGGTTTTCTGCACATCCCCGGCCAGCCCGACAATCGCGGCCTGCTCGACCTGCTCGCGGCACTGAACTGGGTGCGCGACAATATCGCCAGCTTCGGTGGCGATCCCGAGCGCGTCACCTTTGCGGGCCGCTCGGCCGGCGGTTTTGCCGTTGCCGCAGTGATGGCCATGCCAGCCGCACAGGGTCTCTTCGCGCGCGCCATGCCGCAAAGCGGCGCCAGCACCGCCATTGCCACCATGGTGGATGCGCCAAAGCTCACCGCCCGCATGTGCGCGGCCCTGGGTACCAGTCCCGAGGGCCTGGTGAACATTCCCATCAACGACCTGCTGGTCGCCCAGCGCGATCTCTGCAACCAGAGCTACGAGCACCACGATTTCGACCGCGACGGTGCCGCCGCCATGCTCGGCGTGCCCTTCGTGCCCATCATCGATGGCATCACCCTGCTCGAACATCCCGAAACCGCCGCCGCTGCGGGAAGAACAGCCCGTGTGCCCATGATGATCGGCTGCACCAGCGCGGAATATCTCACCCATTCCAGCGTCCTGCCCGCCGAACTCGACTATGCCGGCGCCGCAGGCCTGCTGCATGAGCGCGTCCGACCGCTGGACCTGACCGGAGGGGGCATTGTCGAGCGCTATCGCGCCGCCCTGCCAGGCCATTCCCCGCACGGCATCTGGCGCGCGGTGGCCGGCGACCTGGTGTTTCAGAATCCGGCCAGCCGCTTTGCGCGGCTCTGTTCCGCCCACCAGCCGGTGTGGAAATATCTCTACGGCCCAATCGCCGCCGACGAGACCGGAGCCGCCCATGGCGCCGAACTGGGCGCTGTCTGGTATCGCGATGGCATGGACCTCTCCCGCCAACCCGAGCGCCAGCGCGTCACCGATCCGGACTTCGCCGATCAGGTGCACGAAATCTGGCGCGCGTTCATTGCCGGCGCGGTGCCGGACGACTGGCCGCGCTTCTCCGCCGACAACCAGGTGGTGCTGCACGTGGCGCAGGGCGCAGTCGGCGTGGAAGCGGACATGTTTGCGGCGAGGCTGGGACTCTGGCAAAGGCCGTAG
- a CDS encoding ABC transporter permease: protein MNQTSLLARWSWRLLITAIYLFLLAPILIVFIVSFDTRQYLAFPPESYSLGSYALVFQNATFIGAFWRSLGIGIVVGFGAVAIGTLLSLALTRHRFRGEGAVNFLVIAPFIVPNIVLGVGLVLVLANFGLLDTYPGIILAHLGVTIPYTVRTVSMSLSSVDRRVEEAAMVHGASPLKVFWRITLPLIRPGLIAGWVIAFLISFDETTISLFLVSVKASTLPTEIYRYLEYSTDPQIAALSVILILISLVVVIALERLIGLRKAV, encoded by the coding sequence ATGAACCAGACGTCCCTGCTCGCCCGCTGGTCCTGGCGCCTGTTGATCACAGCGATCTACCTCTTCCTGCTCGCGCCCATCCTGATCGTCTTCATCGTTTCCTTCGACACCCGGCAATATCTAGCCTTCCCCCCGGAAAGCTATTCCCTGGGCTCCTATGCCCTGGTGTTCCAGAACGCCACGTTCATCGGCGCCTTCTGGCGCAGCCTGGGCATTGGCATCGTGGTTGGATTCGGCGCCGTGGCGATCGGAACGCTGCTTTCGCTGGCGTTGACCCGCCATCGCTTTCGCGGTGAAGGCGCGGTCAATTTCCTCGTCATCGCGCCCTTCATCGTGCCCAATATCGTGCTGGGGGTGGGGCTGGTGCTGGTGCTGGCCAATTTCGGCCTGCTCGATACCTATCCCGGTATTATCCTCGCCCATCTGGGCGTCACCATTCCCTATACGGTGCGCACCGTGAGCATGAGCCTGTCCTCGGTCGACCGGCGCGTCGAGGAAGCTGCCATGGTGCATGGGGCTTCGCCGCTCAAAGTATTCTGGCGCATCACCCTGCCCCTGATCCGCCCCGGCCTCATTGCCGGATGGGTGATCGCCTTCCTCATCTCGTTCGACGAGACCACGATTTCGCTGTTCCTCGTCTCGGTCAAAGCCTCGACCCTGCCCACCGAGATTTATCGCTACCTCGAATATTCCACCGATCCGCAGATTGCCGCGCTTTCGGTGATCCTGATTCTCATTTCGCTTGTCGTGGTGATCGCGCTCGAGCGCCTGATCGGGCTGCGCAAGGCCGTATAG
- a CDS encoding ABC transporter permease — protein MTDKASHRGLLLWLLLPGLLALGVSFVMPMLWLLRASFSTSAFGGPNGEWTLANYSTVIFDPFYWRVATNTLTYGLSVTFFAVLLSYPIALFLTRTTSRWRGLLTALAIAPLLTSGVVRTYGWMVILGDRGVINGSLQALALTDAPIRLANNFLGATIAMIEILMPYAILAILSGLGRLNAQLEEAAAMLGANRFKVFWRIILPLSLPGVLTAALLVFVLAISGFVTPRLMGGGRVFVLGTEVFSEATVTLNWPLAAALALLLLIIFSSVIILYRRALRALEA, from the coding sequence GTGACCGACAAAGCATCGCACCGCGGGCTGCTGCTCTGGCTCCTCTTGCCGGGCCTTCTGGCACTCGGCGTCAGCTTCGTGATGCCCATGCTCTGGCTGCTGCGGGCCTCTTTTTCGACTTCGGCGTTTGGCGGGCCGAACGGGGAATGGACGCTGGCCAATTACAGCACGGTGATCTTCGATCCGTTCTATTGGCGGGTGGCGACCAATACACTGACCTATGGCCTGTCGGTCACCTTCTTTGCCGTGCTGCTCTCCTACCCCATCGCCCTGTTTCTTACCCGTACCACCAGCCGCTGGCGCGGCCTGCTCACCGCCCTCGCCATCGCCCCGCTGCTGACCTCGGGCGTGGTGCGCACCTATGGCTGGATGGTCATTCTGGGCGATCGCGGCGTCATCAACGGCAGCTTGCAGGCACTGGCGCTGACTGACGCCCCCATTCGCCTGGCCAATAATTTCCTCGGCGCCACCATCGCCATGATCGAAATCCTGATGCCCTATGCCATCCTCGCCATTCTCTCTGGCCTGGGCCGGCTCAATGCCCAGCTTGAGGAAGCCGCCGCCATGTTGGGCGCCAATCGTTTCAAGGTATTCTGGCGTATCATCCTGCCGCTCAGCCTGCCCGGCGTACTGACGGCGGCTTTGCTGGTCTTCGTGCTCGCCATTTCCGGCTTCGTCACCCCACGCCTCATGGGTGGTGGCCGCGTGTTCGTGCTGGGTACCGAGGTCTTCTCCGAAGCCACCGTCACGCTTAACTGGCCGCTGGCCGCCGCTCTGGCGCTGCTACTGCTGATCATCTTCAGCTCGGTTATTATCCTCTATCGCCGCGCTTTGCGGGCTCTGGAGGCCTGA